Genomic segment of Hirundo rustica isolate bHirRus1 chromosome 6, bHirRus1.pri.v3, whole genome shotgun sequence:
AATTTTAATACAGACAAAATTCTTGACAGCCTTGCTAGAGCTAAAATAAAATGGTAGAGCTTCAGGAAGAAAGTGAGAAAACCCCAGTTTTCAAGATTACTCCTGAAGATTACGAGGATTACTGATTAATGTTTATTTAGAAACATTTcttcagggtgttttttttgtggggaaagAGTAGACAAGCAAGATGaaaggcagctgaaaaaaaccaaagcaaacataCATGAAGTCCTGCAAAAGAGCAGCTAAATTATGAAGACCATCTGAAAAGATGTCTTATATTAATGCACTCtgatctgaatttttttttcttgatcaGTCAATGCTAATCATTATCAATGCTAAAAACTAAATCTTTGTCCTATGACAAATTGTATGAGAAAATATGATTACAATTAAACAGTATTGAACTAGAAACTTTTAATACCTGAAGTTGAGAATATTATGTTAAATATCAAGGAGTGATGTGAAATAACAGCAGCTTTTTCACCTAAATTCATAACataaaatgggaagaaaaaatctCAACAGTAAATGGGCACCAGTTAGTAAAATGAGTTGATAGCAAAGAATAACTTAGTAATTATGAAACTCTGCAGTTGCTATAGCAAGGTTTAAATGgggcgtgtgtgtgtgtatatatgtgtgtgtgtgtgtatatatatatatatatatatataaaattatcaaaatactgtaaaaagACTTCTGTCAGGAGCAAAATAGGTCAACTGCCTAGATTTCCCAGCAGGTAGGATAATACCGTCAGGAGAAAAAGCGAAAATTTACATGCTGTATTTGTAAGGAAGCAGGATGAGACACTGGGTTTCGTTCCGTTTTAACCTAGGCATTTCCAGGCACCCCAGCGGCTGGAGGGGAAAGCGGGAACGCACAGGGCCCAAGCAGCGGGGGGAGAGGCGGGATCCCCCGGCCTCGCCGGATAAAACCTCCCGCACAAGGGGCGCTCCcacccccgccccgccggcatCGCTCCTCCGAGCCAACCGCGGCCGAGCGCGGGGCGGCCCGGCGGCCGGGGAGGTGGACGCGgaagcggcggggccggcggcgcaGGGCCGGCCCGGGGCGGGCGCGGTGGCGGCGCGGCGCAGGATGCTGGGGCTGGCGGCGGGGCTGCTGGCGGCGGCCGCCGTGGCGCTGCTGCTGGACTGGTACGGGCCGCCGGgggcgccgccggccccggggcagcgccgccgcTGGGCCCCGCAGCCCGCGCCCGGGGCGGCCCCCGCCAGCCTGCTCTGGGTCGTGCAGGtgagcggagcggggccgggcgggcgggggcggccgagCCGCGGGCACGGCGGGCACAGCGGAGGCGCGCCGTCAAGCCCGGGTTACAGGTGTTTTGCCAGGCTGCCCGAAAGGTCGCGTTGAGGAAATACGTTCGGTGCCGGCAGCTCGATATGCAGCTGCAGGGCGAGCCgcaggctgagctctgggggAAGGCAGCCCGAGGCGAAAGGCCGGGACCTGTCAAACCCTTCACACAGCGAAGGGCACGGGGACCTGTGGCCCGGGCACGGGGACCTGTGGCCCGGGCACGGGACCGGACACTCAGACATGGCAGGAGGCCATGACCCCCAGACTTGCCAGCTCTCAGACTGTGAGAGTATAAAAGCCCGGGGATTCCTTTCTTTGGGGCCCCTTCTCATAGGTACCCGAGTCGAACTGTTATTGTGTTAATTACTGCACCaagattaaattatttgaatgaTCCCGAAGTCTGAGACGCTGCTATGGGAaacctggggctgagctggtAAGGAAACGGTCtgagtgtgagtgtgagtgtgggGTGTAGCTGTGAGGGGGCCTCTACCCAGCTCAGGCGGTACAAGTGGGACTGCCAGAGTGGCTCCTGGATGGTTGCACAGAGAAGTTTCCTTATCAGACAAGATGCGTGTAGTGGAAGTGGGTAATTAAAAATCACCTAATTATTACACTACTCTATATATTGCATCAGTAGCTGATGGCACTATTATCTAATATCCCGGGGAGAAATGcaggctctgcctgtccctTTCCCTATCCAAAACCTCAGAAAAGTTGTGTGGCTGAGAAAATGGCTTTACTGATTTATAGCAATAGAAGGTACTGTGCCAGTATTCAGAAGGATAAATTTACACAGCTTTGTTTCCAGGTTAAACATAAAATCCAAGTTGACCTGGCATAGTCCTGGAAGCAAATTGTCTTAGTGCTTCTGTGGCCTCTTCCGGCTCTTTCTCCCCAGGGCATTCCCGAAGCACTTAGGGTAGAAATAGCCACGAAGGTGTTTACATACTTGTAGTTAATCTGTGGCTGAGATGTCCCAGGGATTGCTGTGCATTTCCTTCTAACAAATAGatactttttctgttttgctttcattctCAATCTCAAGAACACTTTGCCTGACTTTATTAGCTGCAAGCATTGAATGAGCTGGCATGTATTAGTCACTTGGTTCTCTCCAACtgtggtgtgatttttttcagtaactttTCCTTAAGTGACTTAAGGCACTTACTTTTACTGCAGAGTACATTTCAAGAGATATGCTTGAATTAATGTAAGGCAAGCCCCTATCCTGAGCTGCTGTCTTGTGAACAGTCAGATACAGCAGCATATAGCAGAGCTACACTGACAAGCAGCATGCACAGGCCCATGTTTCTCTTGCTGTGTTCTCTCTGGTTGTGTCGATTCAAGTGGAGTTCTCCCAAGAATAGGTCACAGTACAGCTAATTTGAGACTTGGCTTTACTTTCAAGtggttatattttctttcaggcaTGCCCTTTAACAGCTGCTTTATCATTGACCTAAATTGGAAAGTAATCAAGCACCAAATCCAGCCTTGTGCCAGATGATGTTGTGGGAAACAGACTTCAGGCTCCCTGGTGACTCCATAGGTCTAGCCTAGGTCACTGAACAGAGCTCAAGATGGTTAGATCTGCCCCCAGCAGTTCctgccttgtttttcttcccatacACAGGACTATCTCTTCTTAAACTGAACTAAATCACAGTCTTTCTACTTTAATCTTCTATTAATGGATCATCCACCTGTATTGTAGCAGCATTTCCTTTCTTACCCAGTGCCAAATAGACACTCTAGTTCAGTGTTTGACAAGCTTGTaattatttcttccatttctgtcAGCTGAATGCATTCTGCTGTTGCTCTGGTCCTTGTAATTCTCCCTTGTTAATGCCTGCCTCTCCTGAGCCACATCTTTGCTAGATGAGGACTGTTGATGGTGATTTCTCCTCAGCCCTAAATCTCTTCCAACCCATTTTACTGAAAGTAACTGCCTGTGATGCAATGAGAGGCCAAATGTCCACATCAGtcagagggaggagaaagagcagcAAATGGACTTTCACCTACATTTTGGAAAGTAAATAAGAGCATTATAAGTTTTTTCATCTTGCCCACCATCTTTCCTTTTATTGGGATATCATCTgaagtgaatttaaaaaaaaaggaagaagctcTACTTCTGAGATCTTCATATGTCTTGGCTTTAAGTGATGACAGAAGCTTAGTCCCAGCTCTCAGAAGTCCCAGGACAGTGTAACTCTTAGAAATGACAAGTTGAGCCTTTTCTTAAATCTTAAACTCATAGGGAAGAAAAGTGGGAAGGTCATTGTAGGAGATCAGGCTTCCAAGCCACTCTCTGCTGTAAGTTTAGAAATTTGCATTTGCTGTTAGTTACTGGTAGAGCAGGAGTAAAGTTTCTTGTAAGACTGTTTTTTCTCAAGAATGAAAACTGTagcagttttgatttttttctgtttgattgcTGAGATAAATTAATTGTAAATCCACAGGGCGAAAAGAAGCAGAACAGGTTGTATCCTTGTCAATGATTAAATGAGGTTTGATGTATCGAGGTAGTTTTGCTGCGCTCTTTGCTTCACACTAGTTTGAATGCATCAATGAAAGGGAACAGAAAGTTTTATCTAAAAGTGTTTGCCTTTTTTAGCATGCAATTCTGATCTAGACAAAAATTCCATGTCATTCCAAATGGGGAATTTTCCTAAGCAGAATTAAAGAACTGTATTCaggtaatattttctttgtataCAGGTGACTGAATAAGTAGAAGTAAATCATTTTTCTCCAAGATAATTTATCTGGATTTTTCAAAAACTACAAGCTTTACAAGAACAAGTCTattaaactgaatttaaaagttaatgtttttctttccaagtaaTATTGTCAGACGGCCATGAGCATGTGATTACTGCTTTTTGAGCATCAAATACCATTTGGTTAAACGAAGGAGGACAATTAATTAGTTGATTGACTGAAGTAGAATGGAAAGTGGAATTGAAACCATTCACATAAGAGGGTTTTTTGGTACAGTATTGAAAaccaaaatgtaaaaaaaaccagaaaaattttacttttcttattCTCCCCAAATGGTTTTTCAGATATGAGGGCTTTGACTGATTCAGAAATGAACAGCATCTTTTACAGTTACATGCAAGTCATATCACCATTTTTTAGGCAATCTTTGCCTTCTTGAAGACACATGGAATGGGATCTAAACACACTCGTTAGATCCATTAAAATGCTTGGATAGAATGTTAAAAATCCTTCCACTCAGCTACTGGAAATGTCACACCaggtacaaaaaaaaatttcagtatATTTCAAGTTCTAGGTAGCTTTAACCTATTGCTTTGCAGAACTACTTCGTATTCTTACTTGCAGCAAAACCACTGTGTTGCACAGAAACTCACAGAATTTGAAAAGCAACAAGCCACTTGCAGTCATCACAATTTACTGTGGACACCTAAGTATTTCCTCATATTATTGTATGCCCTTAGTTTTAAGGAAATTTTCTTGACGTAAATGTGATTTTAGAGGTTAGAGTTGCAATATCATTTGCTTGTTCTGCTTTCATTCTCCCCTAGTCACCCACTTCTGTTTCTCCCTGTGTCCCTTACACTGACATGAATCACTTTGACTCCTCTTCCATTGCATTCTTATGTGTACTTGGCTTTGCAGAACAACCTAGGGAAGCAATAATCTTCTGCTTGGGGCAGTGTTTCATTCTTCTCTTTTGCAGGTGTCAGATATTCATATCAGTAAATTTCGGGATCCCAAACGAGCTCCTGACTTTGAAAAATTCTGTTCTGAAACAATTGATGTAATTCAGCCAGCACTTGTTCTAGCGACAGGTAAGCAATTGAAAAGTGTGAATTTCCTGTTGGGTGTACTGTCAAAGGAACAGCAAATAAGGAAAATTCTAGGATCTCAAGACAAAACTTTAAACATTAAGGTATCTTAAGCAATGGAAATGGAATTGCAGCTGAAGAGAGACTGCtagaagcagaaaagaataACTTCCCaacaagagatttttttctttaatgttcaGTTTCTTCAGTGAGTTTAGTGCGTTCTATATGTAACAGACACACAATCACACAAGATAGCTATTGTTTTCCCAATATGTGTTGCTGCATCTTAGTCCTTGCTAGCAGCTACCTTCCCTCTTGTCCTGATCATGATTCTGCATTCTTTGTGTTTGAAATTACAGAAGTGAGCAATGTCCGTGGTTAGTCATTAGGAGACAGTTCCTCTCTCAGAACAATCCCTGCTCATTTGTATGAAATTCACCTGTGaattaatgtaaaattttattGCCGGTTTCCATTTGAGCGTATCATACCAAGAGGGGTGAAGTAAGCCTTGCCACTTCATTTGACAGCTTGCTGTTGAAATAGATTAAGTTTTGACAAGAAAGTCCAAATATTTTGGGCCATTACTGTATGCAAGACTTCAGAATCTTAATGCTAGACTTGGAGTTTTGTTTCTACAGAGTTACTTATCTAATTAGTGGAAATGCTGCAGTGATGTGGTCAATAGGTGTCTGATGAGGCTTCTACATCTGCATTAGAAGGTATTTAACCTGACCATGTGAACCAGATACAGGAACATCCAGATTGCAGCCACTTACACTTGGAGGCAGGGGTGGCGTGTCTAGTTACAGTATTTGTATAAGCTGTGCAGGCCTCTCATTATAGCTCACCTTCGTACACTCTCAGGTGATCTGACAGATGCTAAGACAAGAGATAAACTGGGATCTGAGCAGGTAGAAGATGAGTGGAAAACCTACCAGTCAATCCTGAAGCGATCAAGGGTCATGGAAAAAACCAAGTGGATAGACATCAAAGGGAATCATGgtaagaagaaaatgaaacatttctgtcTTCCCTGTGATTGCAGATCACAGAATATAGAGGTAAAGTGTTAGTACTGTATCTCATGAATCATGAGAAGGGCTTGCCATCCACATGTCTACTGAGGACATACTTTGTTTACAAGCTCTTACTGGAGTTTTAGAACCAGAGAAGAAAGGATCTTTTACTTGGCAAGTGGTAGAACATGACTTCAGATGTTAGTTTCCACGTCATTATTTTATATACCACATTATTTAATGGTGGGGCAAACCGTTACCTTACCATGCTGGAGAAATGGTTTCAATTTACTTTTCATAGACTTCCCCCTCACAAGATTAAGTTTAAAAGGTATCACAGGTCCAGCAGCTAAAGGAAATCTGGTTTCTTTTGAATAGAAGGGAGTTATGGGAGCTTATATCCATCAGTTGTCGCCACACTGTAAGCATTCAAACACAAGCTGACAATCATGCAGGCTGTACAAACAGGCTGTTACAGGAACAGGAAGCTGTACTGGGGGGAAAAGTGCATGCTTTGTTATATATACCATAGAGGTGGAGCTGTTGTAGTACAGACCTCCCCAAGCTGATGTCTGTTCTACACATGCTGTTCTCTGATGCTGTGGCTGCTTTATGTTCCATTAATGAGTTAAGTCTTACTTACAGAGCATGCACCCAAGTCCTGACTTTTCCTGAAAAGCTCTGTGGTCAAAATGGAGACAGGTTTAGCTTTTAGTTGCTAAATAACAATTTCTAATCCCACAATGCCTTTATCTTTGAATGGAAACTTAAATGAGAAAACTATTGCCATTTAATTGCATTGAGTATAAAATGTCTCCTCTGCAGAGTTATTCTGCTAGTCAATCATGcgttttttaaaaagcagctcttCAGCACCTGCTGAGGCTGTTTTATCTCAACATAACCTAGTTAGATACGGGGGCCAATGATCAATTTGATCTGAAAGtttccttatttcctttttgtctccCTTACAGATTCATTCAACATTCCACACCTGGATAGTGTTCAGAATTATTACAGGTACTTTTATTTACCATACAGATGCAGCTATATTCAAGGTCAAATTCTCTGAACAGTATTCTGTTCTCAGTTATCACATATATGCTTTTTCACTGACTTTCCTATAGTCCAGGATCATATCTGCTATTCCCTCTGTCTTTTGCATTCGGTCAGTAGAGCAGAATTGACtgagaaaataagaaatctgCACAAAGAATTCTCTATCTCTTATCCTTCTGTATTTTGTAATTCAGTGTGTTAAATCATCTCAATGTCTGTGTCAAAAATTTTTAGTCACGCTCTAGGAAAGAGATGATGGAAGAGTGAAATtgagttatttaaaataaattaaaatataaataatatttaaaaaattaaaattataaaaattatttgcagaaataaaaacagaagctGAGGAGAACAGTTATTCAACACCACATTCTGGTGTTCACTGTGCATTAAAATTAAAGAGGACAGTGGGTTGTAttgaaatacaatatttttacaCAAAACCATAGGTTCCTATTTTATGTCCACAGCATTAGCGGAGGATGAATCAACTGTTACACATACCCAAAGTGGGactaaaggaagaaattttgttGAAATTGATGACGTTCATAAAGATAAtgttaacttaaaaaaaatattgcaaaaggTTTTTTACGGCATTAGAAGTGttgaaaacttgtttttcatATATTGGCTTGTATTCTATTCAAGTCAACCTTTCTGGCAATTTTATTCTTCTGATTGGTGGAGGAACAGGGACATGAACTGATTTCTGGATGGCTGTGTTCAAATTATACTCATCATCTAAACTCAGGAATGTTTTAGCTTCCACAAATTATGCAAGGagtaaaacaaaactaaaacaactcaaaaaacccccaaatgcACACAAAATGCCCACgccaaacccccaaaataaatattaaaaaaaaccacaacccaacACCTAAACTTAATGAATTTTAGTGATTCTCAGATTAACTCACAGTCATTTTAGTTACAGAATTTAATACTTAATAGAACAATTTAGGTGGTACTGTTAGTTGAAGTGTTATGTCTTCGCCAGTGGGAGATATATTCCCATCTAGCATAAAGTATCAAAAGCACTTCAATTTTTTAAGTCAGAAACAGTGAAATTACTTGTCAAtggaaggagagaaagcaaTGTATGTTTGTCATGGCTACAAGCTTTCCTAACAGCATatttccatcttattttcttaGGAAGTACTCTGCGTGGCGTAAAGATGGTTCTTTCCATTACATCCACACCACCTCTTTTGGGAACTATTCATTCATCTGCGTGGATGCCACACTCACCCCAGGCCCTAAGAGACCCTATAATTTTTTTGGGATTTTAAACGTGGTATTGTATAAGTCTTTGCATTCCATTTTGCTGgctgttttatttctctagTGGTTTGtttggaggtttggggtttttttaatatagaaaaattGTTTGAAAGATTTGTGTTCATAgtgtttacatttttaacttaaaatgcACGTGAGACATTTATTTAGCAAAATGGATTTGTCACCTACCTGTTTCAGAATCAAATGGCAGAGCTGTCTTTGATGGCAAGAGAAAGTCTACACAGCAACCATACTATCTGGTTTGGCCATTACCCCACCTCAACCATCATCTCCCCATCCCCTGGAATACGAACACTAATGAGGTAAGATCTTATCCTGTATGTTTTCAGCATGAAGTGCATTTCTTGCCTGTCTTCACATGCTCATCTCTCACTTTCCATGTTTTCTGCAGGGATatttccttcccacccaaataatcacaatttttttttttttttagttctgccACAGCCTATTTATGTGGACATCTGCATACAATGGGTGGGCTGATGCCAGTCTTGCACAGTCAACACTGTGGTGGCACTCTGGAACTTGAATTGGGAGACTGGATGGATAATAGGAAGTAAGTAAAGCCCATGTGAGCAAATTATTATTTGAAACCTACCTTGCTGTACTGTGATTCCCTTTTATGCTGTGTGgtgaatttgaaagaagcatGAGATCAGCCTGACTGGTTATTACTAttaatgcttttgaaaaaaaggCCTTGTGTGTATGTTTGGGATTTTCCCCCGTACCAACAATGTgctaataaattaaatatttttttaattcttgatATTTAAAGTTAAAAAGAGGCCATATAAATGTCCCTTTAGTATGTGTTTAGTATTCATATGTAGACAAATAAATTGTAATAAAATTCAGCATCACTACTTCAAAATACACATGCTCTGCACTAGCTGTTAGAATTCTTGACACAGAAATAACCCACCTGTGAAATATTACCTTACTAGCATATCAAAAAGTGTCTGATGCTAGTGGAGTGTATAGTAGCATATTAGCTTTTATTCTGCAGTAATCCAAATAAAGATACTGGTATGAATACAGGGAAAGAGCACACTGGGGTCATTGTCCTTAACTAGAGTACCTACACAGGCACTGTGGAAATGATCCTTATATTTGAGTTCTTTGATGTAATGTTCATTTGTCTGATTCATGTGCAAAATTCCATAGATCTTCATACTTGGAACTTTGATTACTGCTTCCATGACTTATAATAAAATTAACCTCAGCATACATAAGCAACTGTACAGTTAATACAACAGAGTTGGAAAATGTAAAATCAACTACAGAAgagaataaatggaaaaaaaagccaggttCTGTTAAGGAACTTGGGAAGCATGGGAATCAGCTGGTCACACTGTAGTTTGCATTaacaaaatttttttccttttattatagGTACCGGATCCTTGCGTTTGATCATGACCTCCTCAGCTTTGCAGATCTTAACTTTGAAGAGTGGCCTGTAGTTCTCATCACCAATCCCAAATCCTTCCTTTACAGCAGTTCTACTCATGAACCGCTAGTCAAAATTCTTTATTCCACTCATATCAGGTACCCTGATATATTTAActatatttatatgtaaatacacaaaacctttcttttaaatgtgTGCCTACTGTTCTCAGAGTTCTTTCCTCTGGAAGATTGTTCTAGAGAGCTCTCTTTGTATCGTATCTGTGATTGTGTagtagtttgggttttttatgcaTTAATTCCCCTGAAGTCAATTGAACTGTATGTAACCAAAGCTGATCAATTAGTATATAATTAAAATAGATTCATATGTAATCAACAGGCATAGATTAATATGTAATCTGTGTTATTTATCTCACATGCTCACATTGACTCTGctgatttcaggattttgtctaagtattttttaaaatgttttctctattCACTTCAGacttctcagctttttgttttttcatttctacATCCTTTATATATTAAAACACGAGAAGTCTCTGCCaaattttatattcattttaaatctcttaatctttccatttttaccttatctatttaatttttacatttatatttcaaatttttaggCCCTTTTCAGCAATTTATATTTGGTGTAAGATTAATCTGCTTGAAATACTGCATACATAGGGttacaataaaaataagtttgtCATACTTTTCAGTTAGGGAGCAGTATCCTACTAGGTGTCCTAATTACTTTCCAGTTTCCTATTCAGTATCTTATCTGAACATTCTTACAATTACATTAAGTATATGAACTGGTAGAACTGTTCACCGTAGCTGTATGAAACTCTTTCATTTGACTAAAACATGCTTTGAAATACCTTCTGTATTACCAGAAATGAAAGGAATTGTATGTGTAATATTTTGAGTCTGTATTAGTATCACTGTTTCTATGAATATAAGCACTGCCAAGTCACAATACATTTGCTGGTATCTGACATCTGCAATATCAGTCTTGCATTCCACTCCATTTGTTCTAAATGCAGTTATGGACTCTGAGAGGTTATATTCTGactagcaaaaagaaaaaaagaaaagaaaaaaaaaaaaaaaaaaaggaaaaaacccacaaaggaTTTTATAGAGAGAGAGCCTGGCAATTTTTTATGAAGCCATCTACAAGTGTATGGttatgtgtctgtgtgtgctggagaATGCATCCCACTTGTGTTAGCAAATGGTTTGAAGCAAGAgttctaaaattatttctgctagGACCTTACGATTTCTGCCACCTTTTTGTCTGTTCCACAGCCAGTTTTCTATCCTGTTCTTTTGTGTAGTGCCATGcagaactactttttttttttaactgtaggAAAAGGCTACCATGTTACCATGAGCCTACAGATATTtcaatgttttaatttctaagTCTTTCGAACTCTTTACTACAAGGCAGCTTAATCTTTAGGGGCTTTCTCGTAAGGAAGTAATGACATACCTGCAAGTCCGGTAACAAATCTGttcttttgctctttatttACTCCTTAGAATTCTGGCATTCTCTCCTTCTGTCATTACCTCTGTCAAAGTCTACATAGATGGAGTTCACCTGGGGAATGCACATCAGGTGTCTGGCCCTCTCTATGTGCTGAAGTGGAGCCCACAAAACTACAGTGAAGGGTTCCATCACATAGATGTGACTGTCCAGGTGAGGTACCTGTTGGCATTCttggtattgatttttttttttcttgtcatggCTTCTCTATCACCCTCCTGCCTCACATAACTAGGAACAAAATACATGATAACAGACATATTCTCATATTTGTCTGATTACAAAACCCAAAGGATTTAATAAAGGAATAAACATTGACTGTGAATTACCAAAATATTCATAAAGCTGCTGagctaaagaaagaaatattttttgtaagaagtaaaataagacaTGACAGAAATGCAAACTTGAATTGAAATTAGTCAGAGATGTCAAAAGTTACAAGAAGAGACCTGGCTGACATCTTTGCTAGGCCACTCTGCATAGTCTTGGAGAAGTTGTGGAGATCAGGGGGCATCCCAGAAGACTGGAAGAAGGCTGATGACTCTCCTGTCTACAAGAAGGACTTAAAGGCGGATCCAGGAAATTAATAGGCCCATCAGTCTTACTTACTGGGAAAATTAGGAAACAAATCCTTGTGGGGGGCTATCTCAAGTCAGTTGAAGCACATGACTGGGAAGAGCCAACACAGATTAACCAAGGGTAAATTGTGGGCTAAGAAGAACATTATGAAGTTCATCAAGGAAAAGGGTAAGGACTTGCACCTAGGAAAACATAAGCACAGGCTGTGATCTgcctggctggggagcagctgtgtggaaaGGGACCTCAGTGTCCTAGTGGACACAAGCTCAATATGAATGAACAGTGTGCTGGTGCAGCAGAGAAAATCTGCTGGATGCTGGGGTGCATCTACAAGGGCATCACCAGCCAAGGTAAGTCACTATCCTGTTGTACTGAGTGCTAGTAAGGCCATACCTGGAACACTGCACTCAAACTGTTGCATAAGTGACAATAAACAAATGTTTGTTTAATCTGTGTGAGTTTGTGGCAAAtacaacagaaattaaacataacaaaatttcaaaatatttaatatgggCTATTATCTAGAATTGAATTTTCAGAAAGCAATT
This window contains:
- the TMEM62 gene encoding transmembrane protein 62 gives rise to the protein MEKTKWIDIKGNHDSFNIPHLDSVQNYYRKYSAWRKDGSFHYIHTTSFGNYSFICVDATLTPGPKRPYNFFGILNVNQMAELSLMARESLHSNHTIWFGHYPTSTIISPSPGIRTLMSSATAYLCGHLHTMGGLMPVLHSQHCGGTLELELGDWMDNRKYRILAFDHDLLSFADLNFEEWPVVLITNPKSFLYSSSTHEPLVKILYSTHIRILAFSPSVITSVKVYIDGVHLGNAHQVSGPLYVLKWSPQNYSEGFHHIDVTVQDASGRTGTRGHLFGMEENLSLRFDFWSSVILLTDHYVLARVLFGLIVLIQITLLVVFRHLQKPALKEKPGLLTLTSYSLHVFSKTNTFYYSILVLNLYTILGPWFVGELIDGQMGACFSFGVFVGGAFLQGSMTFIVGILQMLFFNLPLMAYLCWCLLMRCQGHGFRSHLWHVRRLVAVLVHLAMALLLAWQLYSCYFLQRTYGTLAFFLSPMRTWLVALSAALIYKTWTLKSSELRTYITEIKNCQSS